In Camelina sativa cultivar DH55 chromosome 17, Cs, whole genome shotgun sequence, the genomic stretch GAGTGGATCAACAGATCCTTGTGGCGCCGATGAAGCCATTTTGAGTTTCCGATGAACAGAAGAGGGGTGTGTGACTAATCCCGTACcctggagaaagagagagacaacaAAAAGGGTTCTTGAAATATTTGGGCTTTTAATGTCATCAATGTAGGCCCAATTATAAAAGGCCTATCGTTTAAGTGATTTTATagcattaaaatatatattttcgtcactcccatttgtttttgtttttattatttttattttaaataaagttGCTCTGTGATCCTCATCAGTGGTTGTTGAATTGATAATGTAAGAAGGCAGATGGCAAAATATTGGAGCTAGTTCGATAttcgtattattattatagtataaGAATAGTATCTTCTCAATGATGTAAGAATTTAGTTAGTAGTAGTATTTGTCCACATTTCTTCTTGATACATGTCATGAtttgaaacttctttttatCAATTCGAGGTGATCATGTAAATAACGTAATCACCATACACGTATAATATGCGAGGAGTAGATGGAATGGCCAATTGAAACTTTACACAGAAATTATCaaataaactttaaaacattAACTATAAGAAACCATATGCAAACAAAGATaaaatgaaattacaaaataaaggaTCAAATGAAAGCCACAAGAACaacttaaagaaagaaaaagaaaataaaacaaagagaaagataatgatacataaacacaacaaatgTCCCACTCCCGTATCATTATTTCATcctttcatcatttttttctttcttaatcagaagactctttttctttcttctcttcctctgtcttGGCGTGATAACCTGGAAGCTTCTCTTTAATCTTTTCAAGAATCCCCTTCTTCTCAACCGGATGCTCCTCCGAATGTCCCACCGGGTGCTCCGTTACAGTTACTGGCGTGCTGGTTGGGACAGGTGAATCCTCTGTCTCCTTGTCTTCGTGGCCTGGAAGCTTCTCCTTGATCTTGTCCATTACTCCTTTATTCTCTCCACTCTCGGTTTGGTGATGCTCCACCGCACTCTCTGGAATTGGTACCTTGAGGGTTGTGACGTTTTGTACATCttgatcctctgtttctttgtcgTGGTGGCCTGGAAGCTTCCCTTTGATCTTCTCCATTACTCCTTTCTTCTCCTCACCTTCTTCATCGTCCGACTGTTAAGATATTCAAAACCATGAGTGTATTTATTAGTTTAGTTCAATCAAGATCCATCGTAATTTACTATCACTCAGATCCAACACGATCTCTTTCTCAACCATTTCGATCAAAACTTATTATACGTACGAACGAAATTAATGAACTTACAGAAGAAGCAGAGCTGTTGGATCGGTGAAGCTTTTCGATGACACTAGGCTTGTTCACCTTATCCTCTTCGGTCTTCTCTTGAAGCTCCTCGAGGAGAGTAATCTNCTCTTTGACCGCCATTAATTATAGTGTTCAAGGAGGAAAATACTTTTTGATTCTATAGATGAAGAGAGTGTGACAAAAATTGATTGAAAAGTAGAAGTATAAATAGTGTAGTGTAGAGAAAATGTTTTTATGGAAATGAATGTAGCAAGAAAAAATTGGGTCAAAGTTTCTTGTGGGGATTTAACTATGACTTGAAGAGTGTCTTCCCCATCAGATATAGTCAGCCCAGAGCTAAACAACATGGTAATTAGTAATTACTTTAACCAACAATAttaatgtttctttttgctAAACATGATTAATGTGTTGCTTTTAAAGTAGCTACTAGCTATTAACTAACCAAAATGATTTTTGGTCTCCACTAATCTAGTTCATTACCAAATAGAGTGGTGTTGTAGTCAAAGATGCATTTTTGTAAAATCATGGTAATTAATAACTATACTGAATCAAAATGAcctcaaaaagaaaattaaaacaaaagaggtTTAAAatcttttcctctctcttctcacctTGATATTTTTTAGAGAGAGGGAGATGATTTCCGATCGTTCTTCCGCAGTCTGGAATTCTCCGGCAAANCAGTTTTAAAGGGGTGTCTGATGGGTAAAATGATGCCCTGTTCACAGCGTATCGTTGCTTGCCTCCAATCTGTCCAGCAGAAGTAACAAGTCTGATACTTCTGGTGACGTTTATCATACCATAGTGATATGAACCTTGTGGGTTTGGTCTTGGTCCGCTCGCTGTAAGGTTGGTCCTATACAACACACAACGAAAAGAAGCTAATATTAGTAAAGAAGCTAAAGAGTTGTCACAGAATCAAAGGAATAGACAAAACCTGATAGATCGAGCCTGGTTAAGAGACCAGCTCATCGAATCAGGTACATCGGGAAGAGGACCAGAAACAGCTCCAGCAGAGTTACTATAATGGAGAACACCGCCGGTGATGAGGGTCTGTGGGGTAAATCTACTAGAGACCACAATGTAATAATCTTTAGNNNNNNNNNNNNNNNNNNNNNNNNNNNNNNNNNNNNNNNNNNNNNNNNNNNNNNNNNNNNNNNNNNNNNNNNNNNNNNNNNNNNNNNNNNNNNNNNNNNNNNNNNNNNNNNNNNNNNNNNNNNNNNNNNNNNNNNNNNNNNNNNNNNNNNNNNNNNNNNNNNNNNNNNNNNNNNNNNNNNNNNNNNNNNNNNNNNNNNNNNNNNNNNNNNNNNNNNNNNNNNNNNNNNNNNNNNNNNNNNNNNNNNNNNNNNNNNNNNNNNNNNNNNNNNNNNNNNNNNNNNNNNNNNNNNNNNNNNNNNNNNNNNNNNNNNNNNNNNNNNNNNNNNNNNNNNNNNNNNNNNNNNNNNNNNNNNNNNNNNNNNNNNNNNNNNNNNNNNNNNNNNNNNNNNNNNNNNNNNNNNNNNNNNNNNNNNNNNNNNNNNNNNNNNNNNNNNNNNNNNNNNNNNNNNNNNNNNNNNNNNNNNNNNNNNNNNNNNNNNNNNNNNNNNNNNNNNNNNNNNNNNNNNNNNNNNNNNNNNNNNNNNNNNNNNNNNNNNNNNNNNNNNNNNNNNNNNNNNNNNNNNNNNNNNNNNNNNNNNNNNNNNNNNNNNNNNNNNNNNNNNNNNNNNNNNNNNNNNNNNNNNNNNNNNNNNNNNNNNNNNNNNNNNNNNNNNNNNNNNNNNNNNNNNNNNNNNNNNNNNNNNNNNNNNNNNNNNNNNNNNNNNNNNNNNNNNNNNNNNNNNNNNNNNNNNNNNNNNNNNNNNNNNNNNNNNNNNNNNNNNNNNNNNNNNNNNNNNNNNNNNNNNNNNNNNNNNNNNNNNNNNNNNNNNNNNNNNNNNNNNNNNNNNNNNNNNNNNNNNNNNNNNNNNNNNNNNNNNNNNNNNNNNNNNNNNNNNNNNNNNNNNNNNNNNNNNNNNNNNNNNNNNNNNNNNNNNNNNNNNNNNNNNNNNNNNNNNNNNNNNNNNNNNNNNNNNNNNNNNNNNNNNNNNNNNNNNNNNNNNNNNNNNNNNNNNNNNNNNNNNNNNNNNNNNNNNNNNNNNNNNNNNNNNNNNNNNNNNNNNNNNNNNNNNNNNNNNNNNNNNNNNNNNNNNNNNNNNNNNNNNNNNNNNNNNNNNNNNNNNNNNNNNNNNNNNNNNNNNNNNNNNNNNNNNNNNNNNNNNNNNNNNNNNNNNNNNNNNNNNNNNNNNNNNNNNNNNNNNNNNNNNNNNNNNNNNNNNNNNNNNNNNNNNNNNNNNNNNNNNNNNNNNNNNNNNNNNNNNNNNNNNNNNNNNNNNNNNNNNNNNNNNNNNNNNNNNNNNNNNNNNNNNNNNNNNNNNNNNNNNNNNNNNNNNNNNNNNNNNNNNNNNNNNNNNNNNNNNNNNNNNNNNNNNNNNNNNNNNNNNNNNNNNNNNNNNNNNNNNNNNNNNNNNNNNNNNNNNNNNNNNNNNNNNNNNNNNNNNNNNNNNNNNNNNNNNNNNNNNNNNNNNNNNNNNNNNNNNNNNNNNNNNNNNNNNNNNNNNNNNNNNNNNNNNNNNNNNNNNNNNNNNNNNNNNNNNNNNNNNNNNNNNNNNNNNNNNNNNNNNNNNNNNNNNNNNNNNNNNNNNNNNNNNNNNNNNNNNNNNNNNNNNNNNNNNNNNNNNNNNNNNNNNNNNNNNNNNNNNNNNNNNNNNNNNNNNNNNNNNNNNNNNNNNNNNNNNNNNNNNNNNNNNNNNNNNNNNNNNNNNNNNNNNNNNNNNNNNNNNNNNNNNNNNNNNNNNNNNNNNNNNNNNNNNNNNNNNNNNNNNNNNNNNNNNNNNNNNNNNNNNNNNNNNNNNNNNNNNNNNNNNNNNNNNNNNNNNNNNNNNNNNNNNNNNNNNNNNNNNNNNNNNNNNNNNNNNNNNNNNNNNNNNNNNNNNNNNNNNNNNNNNNNNNNNNNNNNNNNNNNNNNNNNNNNNNNNNNNNNNNNNNNNNNNNNNNNNNNNNNNNNNNNNNNNNNNNNNNNNNNNNNNNNNNNNNNNNNNNNNNNNNNNNNNNNNNNNNNNNNNNNNNNNNNNNNNNNNNNNNNNNNNNNNNNNNNNNNNNNNNNNNNNNNNNNNNNNNNNNNNNNNNNNNNNNNNNNNNNNNNNNNNNNNNNNNNNNNNNNNNNNNNNNNNNNNNNNNNNNNNNNNNNNNNNNNNNNNNNNNNNNNNNNNNNNNNNNNNNNNNNNNNNNNNNNNNNNNNNNNNNNNNNNNNNNNNNNNNNNNNNNNNNNNNNNNNNNNNNNNNNNNNNNNNNNNNNNNNNNNNNNNNNNNNNNNNNNNNNNNNNNNNNNNNNNNNNNNNNNNNNNNNNNNNNNNNNNNNNNNNNNNNNNNNNNNNNNNNNNNNNNNNNNNNNNNNNNNNNNNNNNNNNNNNNNNNNNNNNNNNNNNNNNNNNNNNNNNNNNNNNNNNNNNNNNNNNNNNNNNNNNNNNNNNNNNNNNNNNNNNNNNNNNNNNNNNNNNNNNNNNNNNNNNNNNNNNNNNNNNNNNNNNNNNNNNNNNNNNNNNNNNNNNNNNNNNNNNNNNNNNNNNNNNNNNNNNNNNNNNNNNNNNNNNNNNNNNNNNNNNNNNNNNNNNNNNNNNNNNNNNNNNNNNNNNNNNNNNNNNNNNNNNNNNNNNNNNNNNNNNNNNNNNNNNNNNNNNNNNNNNNNNNNNNNNNNNNNNNNNNNNNNNNNNNNNNNNNNNNNNNNNNNNNNNNNNNNNNNNNNNNNNNNNNNNNNNNNNNNNNNNNNNNNNNNNNNNNNNNNNNNNNNNNNNNNNNNNNNNNNNNNNNNNNNNNNNNNNNNNNNNNNNNNNNNNNNNNNNNNNNNNNNNNNNNNNNNNNNNNNNNNNNNNNNNNNNNNNNNNNNNNNNNNNNNNNNNNNNNNNNNNNNNNNNNNNNNNNNNNNNNNNNNNNNNNNNNNNNNNNNNNNNNNNNNNNNNNNNNNNNNNNNNNNNNNNNNNNNNNNNNNNNNNNNNNNNNNNNNNNNNNNNNNNNNNNNNNNNNNNNNNNNNNNNNNNNNNNNNNNNNNNNNNNNNNNNNNNNNNNNNNNNNNNNNNNNNNNNNNNNNNNNNNNNNNNNNNNNNNNNNNNNNNNNNNNNNNNNNNNNNNNNNNNNNNNNNNNNNNNNNNNNNNNNNNNNNNNNNNNNNNNNNNNNNNNNNNNNNNNNNNNNNNNNNNNNNNNNNNNNNNNNNNNNNNNNNNNNNNNNNNNNNNNNNNNNNNNNNNNNNNNNNNNNNNNNNNNNNNNNNNNNNNNNNNNNNNNNNNNNNNNNNNNNNNNNNNNNNNNNNNNNNNNNNNNNNNNNNNNNNNNNNNNNNNNNNNNNNNNNNNNNNNNNNNNNNNNNNNNNNNNNNNNNNNNNNNNNNNNNNNNNNNNNNNNNNNNNNNNNNNNNNNNNNNNNNNNNNNNNNNNNNNNNNNNNNNNNNNNNNNNNNNNNNNNNNNNNNNNNNNNNNNNNNNNNNNNNNNNNNNNNNNNNNNNNNNNNNNNNNNNNNNNNNNNNNNNNNNNNNNNNNNNNNNNNNNNNNNNNNNNNNNNNNNNNNNNNNNNNNNNNNNNNNNNNNNNNNNNNNNNNNNNNNNNNNNNNNNNNNNNNNNNNNNNNNNNNNNNNNNNNNNNNNNNNNNNNNNNNNNNNNNNNNNNNNNNNNNNNNNNNNNNNNNNNNNNNNNNNNNNNNNNNNNNNNNNNNNNNNNNNNNNNNNNNNNNNNNNNNNNNNNNNNNNNNNNNNNNNNNNNNNNNNNNNNNNNNNNNNNNNNNNNNNNNNNNNNNNNNNNNNNNNNNNNNNNNNNNNNNNNNNNNNNNNNNNNNNNNNNNNNNNNNNNNNNNNNNNNNNNNNNNNNNNNNNNNNNNNNNNNNNNNNNNNNNNNNNNNNNNNNNNNNNNNNNNNNNNNNNNNNNNNNNNNNNNNNNNNNNNNNNNNNNNNNNNNNNNNNNNNNN encodes the following:
- the LOC104759309 gene encoding dehydrin COR47-like, coding for MAVKEXITLLEELQEKTEEDKVNKPSVIEKLHRSNSSASSSDDEEGEEKKGVMEKIKGKLPGHHDKETEDQDVQNVTTLKVPIPESAVEHHQTESGENKGVMDKIKEKLPGHEDKETEDSPVPTSTPVTVTEHPVGHSEEHPVEKKGILEKIKEKLPGYHAKTEEEKKEKESSD